In the genome of Thermosphaera aggregans DSM 11486, one region contains:
- a CDS encoding CBS domain-containing protein, translating to MSFIRRRKGLPVRATDVMSTPPITAEETMPIEEVAKKMFENNVSSVMVVDSTGRLVGIVTEKDVVGAVAIGKIGSNLPVARFMKENPITVTPDTPLDEVLEKMRRFNIRHLPVVDKDGKPIGMVSQRDLLDVVLTLLKIIS from the coding sequence TTGTCATTCATCCGCAGAAGGAAAGGCCTGCCCGTAAGGGCTACCGACGTCATGTCTACGCCACCAATCACAGCCGAGGAAACAATGCCTATTGAAGAGGTAGCGAAAAAGATGTTTGAGAACAATGTTTCAAGCGTAATGGTGGTTGACTCCACGGGAAGGCTTGTCGGAATAGTTACCGAGAAGGATGTTGTAGGCGCTGTCGCGATAGGGAAGATAGGCAGCAACCTTCCCGTTGCGAGGTTCATGAAGGAGAATCCTATCACTGTTACCCCGGACACCCCGTTGGATGAAGTCCTGGAGAAGATGAGGCGTTTCAATATTCGCCACCTACCAGTAGTAGACAAGGATGGTAAACCCATTGGGATGGTATCTCAGAGAGATCTGCTCGACGTTGTCCTTACGTTGTTAAAGATTATCTCTTGA
- a CDS encoding V-type ATP synthase subunit D, with amino-acid sequence MSQLQKIRPTKIELIRLRRQLVLAVKVHKVLRERLTILVNEFLAQLRESVEKRRKINELILPVYNRSAGLLGVYGENVFELFRRTTPVLTSILTTENIMGVSTRSVVLRTPGQDEAVYAGLKDFQTQASELLKAIVELGKAEEAILALGREIKSTKRRVNALNYVIIPRLSQQIRLLRMKFDEREREEKARMKRVKSILEKRRKLE; translated from the coding sequence TTGTCTCAGCTCCAGAAGATAAGACCAACCAAGATAGAGCTGATCAGGCTTCGCAGACAGTTAGTTCTGGCTGTAAAGGTTCACAAGGTTTTAAGAGAGCGTTTAACCATTCTCGTTAACGAGTTTCTGGCCCAGCTTCGAGAATCCGTTGAGAAGCGGAGAAAGATTAACGAGCTAATTCTTCCAGTGTATAATAGGTCTGCAGGATTACTCGGCGTTTACGGGGAGAACGTTTTCGAGCTTTTCCGAAGAACCACTCCCGTTTTAACATCAATTCTCACTACTGAGAACATAATGGGTGTTTCCACAAGGAGCGTAGTGCTTCGGACACCGGGGCAGGATGAGGCTGTTTACGCGGGACTCAAGGATTTCCAGACCCAAGCTTCTGAACTGCTTAAAGCAATAGTAGAACTGGGGAAGGCGGAAGAAGCTATCCTAGCGCTAGGACGAGAGATAAAATCGACTAAAAGACGTGTTAACGCTTTAAACTACGTAATAATTCCAAGGCTAAGCCAGCAGATCCGGTTATTGAGGATGAAGTTTGACGAGCGGGAGAGGGAAGAGAAGGCTAGGATGAAGAGAGTGAAAAGCATTCTGGAGAAGAGGAGGAAGCTTGAGTGA
- a CDS encoding DUF61 family protein, translating into MSEGQDILTRYLEGELRLVNKHIPYKRRNLCELLKEPIPYIILRDGSVHVFDMEELERLKQVLGNRACDLSLPIIVEYIPSDQEGFYVVNGALEVEAVSKVLGCEGKEEHLILYRPQIIELRRKLRTTTTILIKPGGR; encoded by the coding sequence TTGAGTGAGGGCCAAGATATTTTAACAAGGTATCTTGAGGGCGAGCTAAGACTAGTTAACAAGCACATACCTTATAAGAGGAGAAACCTGTGCGAGCTCCTAAAGGAACCAATACCATACATTATTTTAAGAGACGGATCCGTCCATGTTTTCGACATGGAAGAACTGGAGAGGTTGAAGCAAGTTCTAGGGAACAGAGCCTGTGATTTGAGTCTCCCAATAATTGTGGAGTACATACCCAGCGATCAAGAAGGATTTTACGTAGTCAATGGTGCACTAGAGGTTGAAGCCGTCTCCAAGGTTCTAGGGTGTGAGGGGAAGGAGGAACATCTAATTCTTTACAGACCCCAGATCATCGAGCTACGTAGAAAACTGCGGACGACGACCACAATATTAATAAAACCTGGCGGTAGATAG